Below is a genomic region from Candidatus Krumholzibacteriota bacterium.
TCGAGCTCGAGCAGATCCCGCTCGGCGAGCGGAAGTGACGCCGGCGCCGCGTCAGCGCCTCGTCACCCGGCGGAAGATCTTGTCGGAGACGAAGACGACCTCGTCGATCCGCATGAAACGGACGACGAGGTAGTAGACGGCGAGATAGGCGAGGGAGAAGAGGACGGCGCGGGGCACCGGATGCAGCCCCGCGAAACTCCCCGCGAGCAGGACGGGAATCGCCGCGATCGTGGCCGCGGCGATGCGCGCGATCTTTCCCCACATGAAGAGCCCCCGGATCGACACGCCGTAGCAGCGCATGATCTTGTGCCCCAGGTATCCGACGTTCACGAGGTTGCCGGCGATGAAGGCGATCGCCGGGCCGGCGAAGCCGATCAAGCGGTAGAGCGACAGGATGAGGGCCAGGTTGACGACGAGGAAGAAGACCGATCCGAGCACGAAGAAGATGTTCCGGTTGATCGTCCTGAGCGGAGAGCCCATCTCGAAGCAGTTGATGACGAGCATCACGAGATAGATCCGGAAGAGGGGCACGGCCGCGAGGTATTCCTTCTTGAAGAGCGTCTCGATGAAGGGGGACGCGTACCAGAAGAAGACGACGAAGACGGGAAAGACGAGAAAGCAGAAGATGACGTTCGCCCGCTGCCAGAGGCGGAGACGGTCGCGCTCGTTCGCCTGGGTCATCTCGGGGAAGAGCGCGTCCATCACGCTCGCGCGGACGATGTTGATGATCGGGATCTGGTAGTTGCCGATCGTGTAGACGGCGAGCTTCTCCGGTCCCAGCGTGATCGAGATGAAGAGCTTCGCCAGGTGGTTGTTGAGATAGGTGATCGAGGAGGCCGAGCCGAGGGGGAGGATGAATCCCAGCTGCTCGCGCAAAAGCGACCGGTCGAGGGAGGCGGTGAAGAACCCGCGGAAATAGAAGAAGAGGAAGAGCCACTTGACCCCCTCGGCGAGGGTCAGCGCCCAGATGACGGCCGTCACGCTGCGCGTCGTCCAGGCGGTGACGATGATCGCGGCCATCCGGAGGAGCGTCCGCGTCGTCGTGTAGTAGAGGACGTAGTCGCTCCGCTTGCGGCCGAGCCAGTAGTATTCGAGAAAGTCGAGGTTCAGGAAGAAGAAGGTATAGAGGGCCAGCGGCGCGATGAAATCGAGGCTCGTCCGGTCGATGATGAGATCGCGGCCGAGGAGGATGGCCGCGACGCCGACGGTCGAGGTCGTCAGGGTGAAGAGCGCCGTGTGCGTGATGCTCTCGCGCTCGCGGCCGGGATGCTTCGGGATGAAGTAGATCAGGTTCGGGTTGACGCCGAAGAGGAGGATCTGCGAGAAGAGCATCGCGTAGAGGACGAACTCGCGGTACTGGCCGTACGCCTCCACGTCGAAGATCCTGACGAGGAAGATCGGGGAGAGGAGCAGGACCGCGTAGTTCGCCACGCGGCAGACGATCAGGATCGACGTTCGTCTCGTCAACGAGGCCACTTCGGCCGCCTTTCGCCGTGTCGCCGCCGTTCGTCGTGCACGATGCGTACCCCCGTCACCGGATCGTCAGCGAGTCGAGCGGCGGGCCGCTGAAGCAGTCGTCGTTCCGCAGCAGGTCGCCGATCCGGTAGTTGAAGAACTGGGTCTTCTCCGCAAGCCGAAGCGAGACGGCGTACCGGCCGGGGGCGATATCGGCGGGGACGCGGAATAGCACCCGCTCGCCGACGACCCCGCCGGGGGGCCATTCGTCGGGCGGGACGAGCCCGCCGCGGGGCTGGTACTGCACGCGGAAGCGGTAGCGGCGCCCCTCGATGCGCTCGACGATCTTCCGGTAGATCTTGCCGTACCATTCCCGGTAGAGGGGGCCGCGCGGAAAGGGCGCGTCGAACCGGAGGTAGGCCACCCAGCCGCGGGCGCCGGGCGGCTCGTCCGCCGTCCACCTGATCGACGCGCCGAGCGTGTCTCCGCGCGACGCGCCCTCGGCGAGGTCGACGGAGAGGATGCGGATGCCGGGCACACCGGATGCGACACCCGTCCCCGGGGCGGCCGGGACCGTCGCCGCCGGCGCCTGTTCGCCGCCGGACGCCGGCGGGCAGGCGCCGGCGAGGGCGTAGAGCCACGCCCCGTCGGCGGCCCAGAGACGCTCGAAGCAGTCCGACCGGTCGAGGACCGCCGCCAGCCGCTCCGCCCCGGTTTGGTCGGGTTTCCAGTACATCGTCTCGATTCCCCGCGGCAGGCGGCCGTTGACGGCGAGGTACGCCGCCCCGAAGCGCCGCATCGCGGCGGCCGCCTCCGGCGCCCCGCTTCCGGGGGCGAAGATCGACCGCATCGCGGCGATCCTGGCCGGCGCGGTCGCGTCGTTCGGCGTGGCGTGCTGGTCGAAGGG
It encodes:
- a CDS encoding oligosaccharide flippase family protein translates to MTRRTSILIVCRVANYAVLLLSPIFLVRIFDVEAYGQYREFVLYAMLFSQILLFGVNPNLIYFIPKHPGRERESITHTALFTLTTSTVGVAAILLGRDLIIDRTSLDFIAPLALYTFFFLNLDFLEYYWLGRKRSDYVLYYTTTRTLLRMAAIIVTAWTTRSVTAVIWALTLAEGVKWLFLFFYFRGFFTASLDRSLLREQLGFILPLGSASSITYLNNHLAKLFISITLGPEKLAVYTIGNYQIPIINIVRASVMDALFPEMTQANERDRLRLWQRANVIFCFLVFPVFVVFFWYASPFIETLFKKEYLAAVPLFRIYLVMLVINCFEMGSPLRTINRNIFFVLGSVFFLVVNLALILSLYRLIGFAGPAIAFIAGNLVNVGYLGHKIMRCYGVSIRGLFMWGKIARIAAATIAAIPVLLAGSFAGLHPVPRAVLFSLAYLAVYYLVVRFMRIDEVVFVSDKIFRRVTRR